GCGCTGTCTCAGTGTCGTCGTCGAGCTTCAGCCTGTAGCGCTGCTCCTTCTGTCCGGGACGTCGCTCCAGGCGCTCGATGAAGTCGCGCTCCGCGAGGCGTGTGAGCACGGCGTCCAGTGCCTCGTGGCCGGAGAACCGCTGAAGGCGTTCCGTGCGCTGGCGCAGCTCGCCCGGCGTCTGGGGGCCGCGCAGCATCAGCACGGCGAGCACGGCGAGCTCCTCGCGGTCGAGCTGGAGCGTGTCGTCGAGCAGGTGGCGGTATTTGGTGGCGCGCGTGGTGTGGCCGCTCGCGAGGCGCACGTAGCGGCGCCGCGCGAGCCGCTCGAGCGCTCCCCGG
This portion of the Thermoleophilaceae bacterium genome encodes:
- a CDS encoding YceH family protein, whose protein sequence is MLDLNPVEIRVLGCLIEKQRTTPDAYPLTLNSLRLACNQSTNRDPVVEYDEHTIRGALERLARRRYVRLASGHTTRATKYRHLLDDTLQLDREELAVLAVLMLRGPQTPGELRQRTERLQRFSGHEALDAVLTRLAERDFIERLERRPGQKEQRYRLKLDDDTETAPEPAVPATSHQSPVTEFDDRLERLEREVAELRRELADLREQLGA